CAGGCCGGCAGCGGCCTCGTCGATCGTGAAGCCGGCCGGCACCTCGAGCGGGTGCGGCCAGCCGGGCCGCTGCACCGCGTGGTACTGGGCCGGGCCGGGGCCGGCGTGCCCATCGAACAGCTCGGCGCCGAGCCGGCCGAGCAGCACCTTGAATGGATCGGGGTTGGCCGGCAGATACTCGAAGCGCGCGCGCTCGAACCACTGCGTCAGCACGCTGAAACCCGAGCTGTTGGTCTCGACCGCCGGCTCGGCGAGCGGGTAGCCAAACAGCGCCAGGCTTTCGGCGGCGCTGGTGCCGCGCCGCCCATCGAACTCGAGGCCATGGCCGCGCCAGTAGCTCAGGAACGGCTCGCAGACGGTGTGGCCGGTTGGCGCGAAGAACTGGCAGCCGGGCTGCGGCCGGCCCTTGGGGAAGGTCTGCCAGTCGCGGCCCTGGCGGCGCAGCGCCTCGTCGCCCAGGCGGCCGAGCAGCACATCGTAGGGCGGATTGTTGGCAGGATGCGCCTCGAAGCGCTCGCGCTCGAACCACTGCGCGGAAAACTGGCCCTCGGCGCCCTGCTCGCCGCGCTGCTCGCCGACCGGAAAGCCGAACACCGCCAGGCCGCCGTTGGCCTCCCAGTACTGGCGGAAGCGCCCCGCAAGGCACTCGCCGGTCTCGGGGAAGCAGCGCTCGCCAGGCGCAGCGGCGGCGGCCGGCGCCAGCGCCGATATGAGCAGCACGCTCGCGAGGGCCAGGCCGATCGTTCGAATCATGTGATCGCTCGCTTTCGTCTTGTTTGGGGGCGAAGTGCCCCGTGCCCCCCAGCCAGGATGCTCCGGGGCGCGTCGCCCCCCGTGCCCCCCGATTAGGGGAACCCAGCCGGTTCCCCTAAAACCCCTCCGGCAAGGGATGCCATCTCAGCCCAATAGGCATCGACTCATGCTATGGCCGAGCGATTCAGGCGCTGTGTATGCCGGCACGAGTATACCAGCGTGAGTATGCCAGCACGTATCGTATCGCCAACAATCGCTCGGGCTGCCCTGAGGCATGCGCGCCGGGCACCGAACACCAGACAGCCTCCCTTACGGGGTCTGGGGCAACGCCCCAGCGCGGGGATGCAAGGGGCCGGCGGCGGCCCCTTGCCGCGGGGGACGGGGCCGCGCAGGCCCCGCGCGCCTGTCGCGTAGAGTACGTCCCCTTGCCGCGGGGGACGGGGCCGCGCAGGCCCCGCGCGCCTGTCGCGTAGAGTACGTCCCCTTGCCGCAGGGTACGGGGCCGCGCAGGCCCCGCGCGCCTGTCGCGCGAGGTACGGCCCCGCCGTCTACTCGAAGCCGCGCGAATATTGCCCAACCACCTGGCGCAGCAGATCAAGCGGCAATGCATGCACCGTGCGGCCATGCTGGCCAGTCATCGTCTCGGCCGCGCACAGTGCGTTCAGGATCGCCTCCTCAACCGCGTCGGCAGTAGCCACGAACAGGTCGTCCATCTGCTCATGCGGCAGCATCTGCAGATCGATCAGCGTCTCCGACTGCGGCAGGTGGTTGCCGGTGGCGAAGGCCAGGAAGATATCGCCGCTGCCATTGTAGCCCACGCCGCCCACCCGCGCCAACCCGGTGGTGGCGCGCCGGGCTAGCCGCTGGCACTGCACCGGTAGCAGCGGCGCATCGGTGGCGATCACCACAATGATCGAGCCGGCATTACTCGGCGGCATCGGGGCGGGCAGCTGCGTGCGCGCCGGCACTACGTCGACGCCGATCGCGCGCCCGACCGGCACACCATCGACGCGCAGGTCGTGCCGAGCGCCATAATTGGCCTGCACCAGCGCGCCCAGCGTGTACGCGCCGCGCGTGGTTGTAACCACGCGCGACGAGGTGCCGATGCCGCCCTTGAAGCCGTGGCAGATCATGCCGGTGCCGCCGCCGACATTGCCCTCGTCGACTGGCCCGTGCCTGGCGGATGCCAGCGCCGCGTAGGCGTGCTCGGGCTTGATGTGGAACGCGTCGATATCGCTCAGCCAGCCGTCGTAGGTCTCGGCGACGATCGGCAGCAGGAACCCGCCAATCTGCCCGTGGTCGATCGCGTGCGCAACGATCGTATCGCGCACGACGCCAACCGCGTGGGTGTTGCTGATGCCGATCGGCGCATCGATCATGCCCGACTCCGCCAGCCAGGGCAGGCCGGTCATCTCGCCGTTGCCGTTGAACGAGTAAAATCCGCCGAAGACCCGGTCGCGCCACACCGCGCCCTCGCGCGGCACGATCATCGTCACACCGGTACGCGCGACCCGCGGCTGGTCGTACATTACAGTCGCGTGCCCAACCAGCACCCCGGCCACGTCGGTAATCGCGTTGTGCGGCCCGGTCGGCAGAGTGCCGATCGCGATGCCGTGGTCGCGCAGGCGCGAGCGATTCATTGGATGCTCCTTTTCGATTTTTTTGCCTGATGGTGCGGGCGGCTGCGCCCCCGCACCCCCGCTGGGCGCTTCGCCCCCGGCCCCCAGCCAGGATGCTTCGGGGCGCGTCGCCCCCGTGCCCCCCAGCCAGGATGCTCCGGGGCGCGTCGCCCCCGGCCCCTCAGCCAGGATGCTCCGGGGCGCGTCGCCCCCGTGCCCCCCAGCCAGGATGCTCCGGGGCACGACGCCCCCGGCCCCCCG
The sequence above is drawn from the Candidatus Kouleothrix ribensis genome and encodes:
- a CDS encoding P1 family peptidase encodes the protein MNRSRLRDHGIAIGTLPTGPHNAITDVAGVLVGHATVMYDQPRVARTGVTMIVPREGAVWRDRVFGGFYSFNGNGEMTGLPWLAESGMIDAPIGISNTHAVGVVRDTIVAHAIDHGQIGGFLLPIVAETYDGWLSDIDAFHIKPEHAYAALASARHGPVDEGNVGGGTGMICHGFKGGIGTSSRVVTTTRGAYTLGALVQANYGARHDLRVDGVPVGRAIGVDVVPARTQLPAPMPPSNAGSIIVVIATDAPLLPVQCQRLARRATTGLARVGGVGYNGSGDIFLAFATGNHLPQSETLIDLQMLPHEQMDDLFVATADAVEEAILNALCAAETMTGQHGRTVHALPLDLLRQVVGQYSRGFE